In Paenibacillus sonchi, the genomic stretch TCTGAAGCCGCGATACAGAGTATCGCTTTCAGATACCCGTTTCAGCGAGAAATAGAAGGAACATTTATAGTGTGAAGCATATTAATTCTTATATTTTTAAAAAAAGAGCCTCTCTTTTTTTAAATAAAATGTTCACGTGTGCATTATTCCAATACCTTATAAAAGGAGATTATTGAACCTTATGACACAGCGTTTATCCAGAACCACTCAGCCCGGCCTGCCGCAATATCCAGAACGGATGATTCAATTTGGGGAAGGCAATTTCATGCGTGCCTTCGTAGACTGGCAGCTGCAGCAGATGAACCAACAAGGCCTGTTCAACGGAAGTGCGGCGGTCGTCGTGCCGATCGGCCAGGGACTCGGCGGCCTGATGGCCGAGCAGGATAATCTCTACACGGTGCTGCTGAACGGCATCATGCAGGAGCAGCCAGTCAATTCGCGCGAGATCATCACCAGTGTCAGCCGGGTGATCAACCCCTACAGCGACTATGAAGCGTATCTGGCCCTGGCCGAAAATGATGAGCTGGAGTTTATCACCTCCAATACGACCGAAGCAGGCATCGCCTATCAGCCGGAAGACCGTTTGGAGGATGCGCCTCCCTCAAGCTTTCCTGCCAAGCTGACCGCCCTTCTCTACAGACGGTTTGAGCTGGGCAAAAAAGGTTTCGTCATCATCCCCTGTGAGCTGATTGACCGCAATGGGGAAAAGCTGAAGGAAATTGTGCAGCAATACGCCGCAGCATGGAACCTGGGTGAAGCGTTCCTGCAGTGGCTGGATGCTGAGAACACCTTCTGCTGCAGTCTGGTTGACCGGATTGTTCCGGGTTATCCGCGCGACAAGGCCGCTGAGCTGGAAGCGGAGCTGGGCTACCTCGACAAGCTGATGGTAACCGCAGAGCCGTTCCTGTTCTGGGTCATTGAAGGTCCCGCGTGGCTGTCCGAGCGGCTTCCGCTAGCGAAAGCCGGACTTAACGTAGTCGTTACGGGTGACATGACCCTCTACCGCGAGCGCAAGGTTCATCTGCTGAATGGGCCGCATACGGCCATGGTTCCCCTCGCCATGATGGCAGGGCTCGAAACCGTGGAGGATGTGATGAACGATGAAACGTTCTACCGCTTTGTGCGCAGGCTTTTGGATGAAGAACTGATTCCGGTGCTGGATCTGCCGCAAGAAGAGCTTCTCTCTTACGCGGACGCTGTGCTGGAGCGCTTCAAAAACCCGTTCATCCGCCACGAGCTGGCCTCGATTTCACTGAACAGCATCTCCAAGTTTAAAACACGGCTTCTCCCTGTGCTCCTCCGGTATCAGCAGGAACGCGGCCAACTGCCGCCGCTGATTACACTGGCTTTTGCCGCGCTGCTGCTTAGCTACCGGGGTGACCGCGTGAAGCGTCAGGACAGTGCCGAGGTGCTGGCGGTTTTTGATCAGGCCTGGAGCCAGCCTTCCACCTTCGCTGCTTCAATTCTTAGAGAAGTCAGCCTGTGGGGCCGGGATCTGACACAGGTGCCGGGTCTTGCTGAAGCTGTTGACGCCCGGCTGCGCCAGCTCCAAAGCTCCGGCAGCCGTGCCGCACTACAGCAGTTGGTCCGTTCAGAAGTTTAATTCATCATTTTTTATAGGAGGGACAGCATGAAACGATTAATGAAAATGAATCCCCGGGATACAGTAGCCGTCGCGCTGCGTCCGATTGCCTCCGGTGAAGTACTCTCCTTTGAAGGGCTTAGTCTCACAGCCGCCCAGGATATTCCTCAGGGCCATAAAATCGCCTTAACCGGCTTCGCCGAGGGCGATGTCATTACCAAATACGGATACCCTATCGGGCATGCGGTGGGGAGATCCGGGCGGGTGACTGGATTCATACGCATAACATCAAAACCAATCTGTCCGGAGAAGAAGAATATGAATATCTTCCCGACCTGCATCCGGTCACCTATCCGAAACGCGGCCTGACCTTCCAGGGCTACCGCAGGGCGAACGGCAAGGTTGGCATCCGCAACGATCTGTTCATCATCCCTACAGTTGGCTGTGTGAACGGCATTGCCGAGCAGATGCTGCAGGAGTTCAAGGCAGAGCACCCCGACCTGGGCGGTTTCGACAACTTCACTGTGCTTAAGCACCCTTACGGCTGCTCGCAGCTCGGCGACGACCACCGCATGACCCGCAGTATCCTGCTGGATGCCGTAAACCACCCCAACGCCGGGGGCGTGCTTGTCTTCGGCCTGGGCTGCGAGAATAATATCGTCTCCGAATTCCGCAGCATGCTGGGCGACTACGACGGGAGCCGGGTCAAATTCCTAGTCGCCCAGGAGGTGGGCGATGAGGTGGAAGCCGGTCTGGCCCTGCTTGAAGAGCTGTACGAGGCCGCAAAAGATGATGTCCGCGAGCCCGTTCCGCTCAGCGAGCTGAACATCGGGCTGAAATGCGGCGGCTCCGATGGATTCTCCGGCATTACTGCGAATCCGCTGCTGGGCGCTTTTTCCGACTTCATTATCTCCCAAGGCGGAACCTCCGTGCTGACCGAGGTCCCAGAAATGTTCGGAGCGGAGAAGATGCTCATGGCACGTGCGGAGAACCGTGAGGTCTTTGAAGACATCGTTTCCCTGATCAATAACTTCAAGCAGTATTTCCTCTCATATGGTGAACCGGTGTACGAGAATCCTTCTCCCGGCAACAAGGCCGGAGGAATCAGCACGCTCGAAGACAAATCGCTGGGTTGTACGCAAAAAGCCGGCAGCTCGCCCGTTGTGGATGTGCTGGATTACGGGGTGAAGCTGCGCCGCAAAGGTCTCAGTCTCCTGCAAGCCCCGGGCAATGACCTGGTGGCGGCCTCCGCCCTCGCCGCTTCGGATTGCCAGCTTGTGCTTTTTACAACCGGCCGGGGAACACCGTTCGGCAGCTTTGTGCCTACGGTCAAGGTGGCGACCAACAATGACCTTTTTGCCAAAAAGGGCCACTGGATGGACTTCAATGCCGGACCGCTGCTGGAGCGTCCGATGGCCGATGTGCTGGAGGAATTTATCGCCTACATTATCGGTGTGGCCAGCGGCCAAAAAACACGCAACGAGCAGAACGAAGTGCGTGAGCTGGCGATTTTCAAAACCGGAGTTACGCTCTAATCCTAATCCAATCCAAGCAAAGGGAGAATTGCAATGTTTTTAAATGACGATTTTCTGTTGACCAGCGAAACGGCGCGCCTGCTCTTTCATAATCATGCCAAAACCATGCCGATCATCGATTACCATTGCCACCTCGACCCGAAGGAAATCTATGAAGACAAGGCCTTCCGCAACCTGACTGAAGCCTGGCTGGCCGGGGATCATTACAAATGGCGGCTGATGCGGGCCAACGGGATTCCGGAATCCCATATCACCGGAGAGGCTTCGGATTATGACAAATTCCTGGCCTGGGCCCGTACGCTCCCCAAGGCTGTCGGCAATCCGCTGTACAGCTGGACCCACCTGGAACTGCGCCGGTTCTTCGGGATTAACGAGACGCTGAATGTGGCTTCCGCCCCTGCCATCTGGGAGGAAGTGAACCGCAAGCTTGCGGAGCCTGCGTACACCCGGCGGAGCCTGATCCGGAATTCCAAGGTTAAAACCGTCTGCACCACCGATGATCCGTCGGATTCCCTGGAATATCACCGGCTGCTGAAGGCGTCGGAGCAGGACTTTCAGGTCTTCCCGACCTTCCGCCCCGATAAGGCGCTTAATATCGATGCCGATGGCTTCACCCCTTGGCTGACCCGGCTGGGGGAAGCTGCCGGAGTACCTGTAACCACGTATGCTGCGCTGGTTGAAGCCTTGCGGAGCCGTGTGGATTTTTTCCATCAGAACGGCTGCCGGCTGTCCGACCATGCGCTGGATGTGCTGCGTTATCAGGCGGCTGGCGAAGCTTCACAGCTGGAGCGGATTTTCACCAAACGTCTGGGAGGCGCGGTGTTGTCGCCGGAAGAGATTACAGTCTACCGGACAGAGCTGCTGTCGGAGC encodes the following:
- a CDS encoding tagaturonate reductase, translated to MTQRLSRTTQPGLPQYPERMIQFGEGNFMRAFVDWQLQQMNQQGLFNGSAAVVVPIGQGLGGLMAEQDNLYTVLLNGIMQEQPVNSREIITSVSRVINPYSDYEAYLALAENDELEFITSNTTEAGIAYQPEDRLEDAPPSSFPAKLTALLYRRFELGKKGFVIIPCELIDRNGEKLKEIVQQYAAAWNLGEAFLQWLDAENTFCCSLVDRIVPGYPRDKAAELEAELGYLDKLMVTAEPFLFWVIEGPAWLSERLPLAKAGLNVVVTGDMTLYRERKVHLLNGPHTAMVPLAMMAGLETVEDVMNDETFYRFVRRLLDEELIPVLDLPQEELLSYADAVLERFKNPFIRHELASISLNSISKFKTRLLPVLLRYQQERGQLPPLITLAFAALLLSYRGDRVKRQDSAEVLAVFDQAWSQPSTFAASILREVSLWGRDLTQVPGLAEAVDARLRQLQSSGSRAALQQLVRSEV
- the uxaC gene encoding glucuronate isomerase, which gives rise to MFLNDDFLLTSETARLLFHNHAKTMPIIDYHCHLDPKEIYEDKAFRNLTEAWLAGDHYKWRLMRANGIPESHITGEASDYDKFLAWARTLPKAVGNPLYSWTHLELRRFFGINETLNVASAPAIWEEVNRKLAEPAYTRRSLIRNSKVKTVCTTDDPSDSLEYHRLLKASEQDFQVFPTFRPDKALNIDADGFTPWLTRLGEAAGVPVTTYAALVEALRSRVDFFHQNGCRLSDHALDVLRYQAAGEASQLERIFTKRLGGAVLSPEEITVYRTELLSELIGMYHDKNWTMQLHLHAFRNNNTPMFRRLGPDTGYDGINDLSLAEALSQLLDRAECGKGLPKTILYSLNPGDYPALLALMGCYQKDTAGKLQLGSGWWYNDTRDGMRRQLTLLADNSLLGNFVGMLTDSRSFLSYTRHEYFRRVLCELLGELAERGEAPDDPALLGQLVEDIAYNNAAGYFGFEDRSAAKLQHR